GGTTCCACACTAACAGTGTTTCAGGGTTGGAGGTTCCACACTAACAGTGTTTCAGGGTTGGTGGTTCCACACTAACAGTGTTTCAGGGTTGGTGGTTCCACACTAACAGTGTTTCAGGGTTGGTGGTTCCACACTAACAGTGTTTCAGGGTTGGTGGTTCCACACTAACAGTGTTTCAGGGTTGGTGGTTCCACACTAACAGTGATTCAGGGTTGGTGGTTCCACACTAACAGTGTTTCAGGGTTGGTGGTTCCACACTAACAGTGTTTCAGGGTTGGTGGTTCCACACTAACAGTGTTTCAGGGTTGGTGGTTCCACACTAACAGTGTTTCAGGGTTGGTGGTTCCACACTAACAGTGTTTCAGGGTTGGTGGTTCCACACTAACAGTGTTTCAGGGTTGGTGGTTCCACACTAACAGTGTTTCAGGGTTGGTGGTTCCACACTAACAGTGTTTCAGGGTTGGTGTGTCTGTAGAGCAGTGCTCAGGACAAGCCCCATTTCCCATCCGTCTCTCTCTGGTTCACTCAACCAAACTGGGTCAGTCAGCACAATCGCTCTCACTGctcctggcgtgtgtgtgtgtgtgtgtgtgtgtgtgtgtgtgtgtgtgtgtgtgtgtgtgtgtgtgtgtgtaagcaagcAGGAAGGCACTCTGCACCCCAGGAGGTTGTGTGCTGGTGGAGTAAGTGGTATCTCTCCCTCCAGGTCACAGCACCAGAACTCTGTGTTTAgaggttctgtctctctccctccaggtcacAGCACCAGAACTCTGTGTTTAgaggttctgtctctctccctccaggtcacAGCACCAGAACTGTGTGTAgaggttctgtctctctccctccaggtcacAGCACCAGAACTCTGTGTTTAGAggttctgtctccctccctccaggtcaCAGCACCAGAACTCTGTGTTTAgaggttctgtctctctccctccaagtcACAGCACCAGAACTCTGTGTTTAgaggttctgtctctctccctccaggtcacAGCACCAGAACTCTGTGTTTAgaggttctgtctctctccctccaggtcacAGCACCAGAACTCTGTGTTTAGAggttctgtctccctccctccaggtcaCAGCACCAGAACTCTGTGTTTAgaggttctgtctctctccctccaggtcacAGCACCAGAACTCTGTGTTTAgaggttctgtctctctccctccaggtcacAGCACCAGAACTCTGTGTTTAgaggttctgtctctctccctccaggtcacAGCACCAGAACTCTGTGTTTAgaggttctgtctctctccctccaggtcacAGCACCAGAACTCTGTGTTTAgaggttctgtctctctccctccaggtcacAGCACCAGAACTCTGTGTTTAgaggttctgtctctctccctccaggtcacAGCACCAGAACTCTGTGTTTAgagcttctgtctctctccctccaggtcacAGCACCAGAACTCTGTGTTTAGAGgttcggtctctctccctccaggtcacAGCACCAGAACTCTGTGTTTAGAGGTTCTATAAAGGCTCTCTTTATAGACACTGGGTCTGAAAGACACGAGAACAGCCTGAACACCAGCAGCTCTCTCCCCTGTCAGACACTCTGATGTTACCCTGCTGTCCTTCTGTCTTTCAGACCCGGTGTCTGTTTACACCAGCAGCTCTCTCCCCTGTCAGACACTCTGATGTTACCCTGCTGTCCTTCTGTCTTTCAGACCCGGTGTCTGTTTACACCAGCAGCTCTCTCCCCTGTCAGACACTCTGATGTTACCCTGCTGTCCTTCTGTCTTTCAGACCCGGTGTCTGTTTACACCAGCAGCTCTCCCCCTGTCAGACACTCTGATGTTACCCTGCTGTACTTCTGTCTTTCAGACCCGGTGTCTGTTTACACCAGCAGCTCTCTCCCCTGTCAGACACTCTGATGTTACCCTGCTGTCCTTCTGTCTTTCAGACCCGGTGTCTGTTTACACCAGCAGCTCTCTCCCTGTCAGACACTCTGATGTTACCCTGCTGTCCTTCTGTCTTTCAGACCCGGTGTCTGTTTACACCAGCAGCTCTCTCCCCTGTCAGACACTCTGATGTTACCCTGCTGTCCTTCTGTCTTTCAGACCCGGTGTCTGTTTACACCAGCAGCTCTCTCCCCTGTCAGACACTCTGATGTTACCCTGCTGTCCTTCTGTCTTTCAGACCCGGTGTCTGTTTACACCAGCAGCTCTCTCCCCTGTCAGACACTTTGATGTTACCCCTGCTGTCCTTCTGTCTTTCAGACCCGGTGTCTGTTTACACCAGCAGCTCTCTCCCCTGTCAGACACTTTGATGTTACCCTGCTGTCCTTCTGTCTTTCAGACCCGGTGTCTGTTTACACCAGCAGCTCTCTCCCCTGTCAGACACTCTGATGTTACCCTGCTGTCCTTCTGTCTTTCAGACCCGGTGTCTGTTTACACCAGCAGCTCTCTCCCTGTCAGACACTCTGATGTTACCCTGCTGTCCTTCTGTCTTTCAGACCCGGTGTCTGTTTACACCAGCAGCTCTCTCCCCTGTCAGACACTCTGATGTTACCCTGCTGTCCTTCTGTCTTTCAGACCCGGTGTCTGTTTACACCAGCAGCTCTCTCCCCTGTCAGACACTCTGATGTTACCCTGCTGTCCTTCTGTCTTTCAGACCCGGTGTCTGTTTACACCAGCAGCTCTCTCCCCTGTCAGACACTCTGATGTTACCCTGCTGTCCTTCTGTCTTTCAGACCCGGTGTCTGTTTACACCAGCAGCTCTCTCCCCTGTCAGACACTCTGATGTTACCCTGCTGTCCTTCTGTCTTTCAGACCCGGTGTCTGTTTACACCAGCAGCTCTCTCCCCTGTCAGACACTCTGATGTTACCCTGCTGTCCTTCTGTCTTTCAGACCCGGTGTCTGTTTACACCAGCAGCTCTCTCCCTGTCAGACACTCTGATGTTACCCTGCTGTCCTTCTGTCTTTCAGACCCGGTGTCTGTTTACACCAGCAGCTCTCTCCCCTGTCAGACACTCTGATGTTACCCTGCTGTACTTCTGTCTTTCAGACCCGGTGTCTGTTTACACCAGCAGCTCTCTCCCCTGTCAGACACTCTGATGTTACCCTGCTGTCCTTCTGTCTTTCAGACCCGGTGTCTGTTTACACCAGCAGCTCTCTCCCCTGTCAGACACTCTGATGTTACCCTGCTGTCCTTCTGTCTTTCAGACCCGGTGTCTGTTTACACCAGCAGCTCTCTCCCCTGTCAGACACTCTGATGTTACCCTGCTGTCCTTCTGTCTTTCAGACCCGGTGTCTGTTTACACCAGCAGCTCTCTCCCCTGTCAGACACTCTGATGTTACCCTGCTGTCCTTCTGTCTTTCAGACCCGGTGTCTGTTTACACCAGCAGCTCTCTCCCCTGTCAGACACTTTGATGTTACCCTGCTGTCCTTCTGTCTTTCAGACCCGGTGTCTGTTTACACCAGCAGCTCTCTCCCCTGTCAGACACTTTGATGTTACCCTGCTGTCCTTCTGTCTTTCAGACCCGGTGTCTGTTTACACCAGCAGCTCTCTCCCTGTCAGACACTCTGATGTTACCCTGCTGTCCTTCTGTCTTTCAGACCCGGTGTCTGTTTACACCAGCAGCTCTCTCCCCTGTCAGACACTCTGATGTTACCCTGCTGTCCTTCTGTCTTTCAGACCCGGTGTCTGTTTACACCAGCAGCTCTCTCCCCTGTCAGACACTCTGATGTTACCCTGCTGTCCTTCTGTCTTTCAGACCCGGTGTCTGTTTACACCAGCAGCTCTCTCCCCTGTCAGACACTCTGATGTTACCCTGCTGTCCTTCTGTCTTTCAGACCCGGTGTCTGTTTACACCAGCAGCTCTCTCCCCTGTCAGACACTCTGATGTTACCCTGCTGTCCTTCTGTCTTTCAGACCCGGTGTCTGTTTACACCAGCAGCTCTCTCCCCTGTCAGACACTCTGATGTTACCCTGCTGTCCTTCTGTCTTTCAGACCCGGTGTCTGTTTACACCAGCAGCTCTCTCCCCTGTCAGACACTCTGATGTTACCCTGCTGTCCTTCTGTCTTTCAGACCCGGTGTCTGTTTACACCAGCAGCTCTCTCCCCTGTCAGACACTCTGATGTTACCCTGCTGTCCTTCTGTCTTTCAGACCCGGTGTCTGTTTACACCAGCAGCTCTCTCCCCTGTCAGACACTCTGATGTTACCCTGCTGTCCTTCTGTCTTTCAGACCCGGTGTCTGTTTACACCAGCAGCTCTCTCCCCTGTCAGACACTCTGATGTTACCCTGCTGTCCTTCTGTCTTTCAGACCCGGTGTCTGTTTACACCAGCAGCTCTCTCCCCTGTCAGACACTCTGATGTTACCCTGCTGTACTTCTGTCTTTCAGACCCGGTGTCTGTTTACACCAGCAGCTCTCTCCCCTGTCAGACACTCTGATGTTACCCTGCTGTCCTTCTGTCTTTCAGACCCGGTGTCTGTTTACACCAGCAGCTCTCTCCCCTGTCAGACACTCTGATGTTACCCTGCTGTACTTCTGTCTTTCAGACCCGGTGTCTGTTTACACCAGCAGCTCTCTCCCCTGTCAGACACTCTGATGTTACCCTGCTGTCCTTCTGTCTTTCAGACCCGGTGTCTGTTTACACCAGCAGCTCTCTCCCCTGTCAGACACTCTGATGTTACCCTGCTGTCCTTCTGTCTTTCAGACCCGGTGTCTGTTTACACCAGCAGCTCTCTCCCCTGTCAGACACTCTGATGTTACCCTGCTGTCCTTCTGTCTTTCAGACCCGGTGTCTGTTTACACCAGCAGCTCTCTCCCCTGTCAGACACTCTGATGTTACCCTGCTGTCCTTCTGTCTTTCAGACCCGGTGTCTGTTTACACCAGCAGCTCTCTCCCCTGTCAGACACTCTGATGTTACCCTGCTGTACTTCTGTCTTTCAGACCCGGTGTCTGTTTACACCAGCAGCTCTCTCCCCTGTCAGACACTCTGATGTTACCCTGCTGTCCTTCTGTCTTTCAGACCCGGTGTCTGTTTACACCAGCAGCTCTCTCCCCTGTCAGACACTCTGATGTTACCCTGCTGTCCTTCTGTCTTTCAGACCCGGTGTCTGTTTACACCAGCAGCTCtctgaaacctctccaggaccAAAACAACCCTGACTTCCTCCATCATTTCTCTCCCAGGTGAAACAACATGGACCGTCTCAACACCACCTCTCTCCCGTGGCTTCCTGACGCTGCCCCCCTGTCCCAGGTCTCCCTGCAGGTTCAAGAGGTGTACCCGTTCCACGACGGCTGGAACATAGCGTGCTtcgtcatcctcctcctcttcatcatcacaGTAGTCTCCCTGGCAGCCCTGGCCTTCCTCTACGAGCTGCTGGACTGTGGCTGCTGTGTCAAGGTTAGACtgggcccgttactatactgttcattcagctgttccagggttagactgggcccgttactatactgttcattcagctgttccagggttagactgggcccgttactatactgttcattcagctgttccagggttagactgggcccgttactatactgttcattcagctgttccagggttagactgggcccgttactatactgttcattcagctgttccagggttagactgggcccgttactatactgttcattcagctgttccagggttagactgggcccgttactatactgttcattcagctgttccagggttagactgggcccgttactatactgttcattcagctgttccagggttagactgggcccgttactatactgttcattcagctgttccagggttagactgggcccgttactatactgttcattcagctgttccagggttagactgggcccgttactatactgttcattcagctgttccagggttagactgggcccgttactatactgttcattcagctgttccagggttagactgggcccgttactatactgttcattcagctgttccagggttagactgggcccgttactatactgttcattcagctgttccagggttagactgggcctgttactatactgttcattcagctgttccagggttagactgggcccgttactatactgttcattcagctgttccagggttagaccgggcccgttactatactgttcattcagctgttccagggttagactgggcccgttactatactgttcattcagctgttccagggttagactgggcccgttactatactgttcattcagctgttccagggttagactgggcccgttactatactgttcattcagctgttccagggttagactgggcccgttactatactgttcattcagctgttccagggttagaccgggcccgttactatactgttcattcagctgttccagggttagactgggcccgttactatactgttcattcagctgttccagggttagactgggcccgttactatactgttcattcagctgttccagggttagaccgggcccgttactatactgttcattcagctgttccagggttagactgggcccgttactatactgttcattcagctgttccagggttagaccgggcccgttactatactgttcattcagctgttccagggttagaccgggcccgttactatactgttcattcagctgttccagggttagaccgggcccgttactatactgttcattcagctgttccagggttagactgggcccgttactatactgttcattcagctgttccagggttagaccgggcccgttactatactgttcattcagctgttccagggttagaccgggcccgttactatactgttcattcagctgttccagggttagactgggcccgttactatactgttcattcagctgttccagggttagactgggcccgttactatactgttcattcagctgttccagggttagactgggcccgttactatactgttcattcagctgttccagggttagactgggcccgttactatactgttcattcagctgttccagggttagaccgggcccgttactatactgttcattcagctgttccagggttagactgggcccgttactatactgttcattcagctgttccagggttagactgggcccgttactatactgttcattcagctgttccagggttagactgggcccgttactatactgttcattcagctgttccagggttagactgggcccgttactatactgttcattcagctgttccagggttagactgggcccgttactatactgttcattcagctgttccagggttagacCGGGCCTGttactatatctatatatatctatgaaggtgacaggtctccatcgtacaataacaggtctatatctaaactacggttatgaaggtgacaggtctccatcgtacaataacaggtctatatatctaaactacggttatgaaggtgacaggcctccatcgtacaataacaggtctatatatctaaactacggttatgaaggtgacaggtctccatcgtacaataacaggtctatacatctaaactacggttatgaaggtgacaggtctccatcgtacaataacaggtctatacatctaaactacggttatgaaggtgacaggtctccatcgtacaataacaggtctatatctaaactacggttatgaaggtgacaggtctccatcgtacaataacaggtctatatctaaactagggttatgaaggtgacaggtctccatcgtacaataacaggtctatatatctaaactacggttatgaaggtgacaggcctccatcgtacaataacaggtctatatatctaaactacggttatgaaggtgacaggtctccatcgtacaataacaggtctatacatctaaactacggttatgaaggtgacaggtctccatcgtacaataacaggtctatatatctaaactacggttatgaaggtgacaggtctccatcgtacaataacaggtctatatatctaaactacggttatgaaggtgacaggcctccatcgtacaataacaggtctatatatctaaactacggttatgaaggtgacaggtctccatcgtacaataacaggtctatatttctaaactacggttatgaaggtgacaggtctccatcgtacaataacaggtctatatctaaactacggttatgaaggtgacaggtctccatcgtacaataacaggtctatatatctaaactacggttatgaaggtgacaggtctccatcgtacaataacaggtctatatatctaaactacggttatgaaggtgacaggtctccatcgtacaataacaggtctatatatctaaactacggttatgaaggtgacaggtctccatcgtacaataacaggtctatatatctaaactacggttatgaaggtgacaggtctccatcgtacaataacaggtctatatctaaactacggttatgaaggtgacaggcctccatcgtacaataacaggtctat
The DNA window shown above is from Salmo salar unplaced genomic scaffold, Ssal_v3.1, whole genome shotgun sequence and carries:
- the LOC106598282 gene encoding small integral membrane protein 18, with the translated sequence MDRLNTTSLPWLPDAAPLSQVSLQVQEVYPFHDGWNIACFVILLLFIITVVSLAALAFLYELLDCGCCVKGKTHRDLMEEEGPFQNMVEKIHSPTGSQTEVV